The following coding sequences are from one Candidatus Nitrohelix vancouverensis window:
- a CDS encoding Ppx/GppA family phosphatase, whose translation MKRAASIDIGSNTIRLLIGEETGAANFRQLDSLRAITRLGEGMDTEKRLLPHRIDATLKALAEFRACCQSYGDMPILAVATSAVREANNRAEFLRRAKEEAGVEIKIIPWEEEARLTLTGVFQTLPNTGKTALVFDIGGGSTEFILCENGEAVQSVGTRLGVVRLTERFITKHPVVETEYAALDEFLSHELGEVKRQLNAFDPQLTIGTAGTVTTLAAIDGNIVPYDPAKIHGYEIPLERIEAIQNRLKSQTLEQRILLPALEKGREDLIIAGVAITLNVLKTFSTPLLTVSENGLREGILLEALKTA comes from the coding sequence CCGCTTCCATTGACATTGGCTCCAATACGATTCGCCTGCTCATCGGCGAAGAAACCGGAGCCGCCAATTTTCGCCAGCTCGATTCTCTGCGCGCAATCACCCGGCTGGGCGAGGGCATGGATACCGAGAAACGCTTATTGCCGCATCGCATCGACGCCACCCTGAAGGCGCTCGCGGAATTTCGCGCCTGTTGCCAGTCCTATGGCGACATGCCCATCCTTGCCGTAGCCACCAGCGCCGTACGCGAAGCGAACAACCGCGCTGAGTTTTTGCGCCGAGCCAAAGAAGAGGCGGGAGTGGAAATTAAAATCATCCCCTGGGAGGAAGAGGCGCGATTGACGCTCACCGGCGTTTTCCAGACCCTGCCGAACACCGGTAAAACGGCGCTGGTGTTCGACATCGGCGGCGGCAGTACGGAATTCATTCTCTGCGAAAACGGCGAAGCCGTTCAAAGCGTCGGCACCCGCCTGGGCGTAGTGCGCCTGACCGAACGCTTCATCACAAAGCACCCGGTCGTCGAGACGGAATACGCCGCGCTGGATGAATTTTTGAGCCATGAACTCGGCGAGGTGAAACGCCAACTCAACGCCTTCGATCCTCAACTGACGATCGGAACGGCGGGCACCGTAACGACCCTCGCCGCAATCGACGGCAATATCGTTCCCTACGACCCGGCGAAAATACACGGTTATGAAATTCCGCTGGAGCGGATCGAGGCCATACAAAACAGATTAAAATCGCAAACGCTGGAACAGAGGATTCTACTGCCTGCGCTGGAAAAAGGCCGGGAAGACCTGATCATCGCCGGAGTGGCCATCACGCTGAACGTACTCAAAACCTTTTCAACCCCTCTGTTGACTGTCAGTGAAAACGGCCTGCGCGAAGGTATTCTGCTGGAAGCGCTGAAAACGGCCTGA
- the ilvB gene encoding biosynthetic-type acetolactate synthase large subunit: MSSQKTIKARKSPAKKTKTSAKQPIMKGRDIIVKSLENEGVEVVFGYPGGTSMEIHQGLTLSKKIRMVLPRHEQGGSFAAGGYARSTGKVGVCMATSGPGALNLLTGIMDAKMDSIPLIAITGQVPSPVLGSDAFQETDIMGSTFPLVKHSYLIQDINEIPRVIHEAVTIATTGRPGPVLIDIPKNVQQQETVPNFEVEFNCPGYKPNLTPSPFQIKKAVHAIREAKRPLIYAGGGIISGEASKELREFVKKTGIPITTTVMGLGAYPSEDPLSLRMLGMHGAVYANIAINHADLVIALGIRFDDRVTGKLSEFCKDARFIHVDLDPAEINKNIVVDIPIQGDVKQALKMMNDQVSLKDDIKPWIKQVNAWKKEFPFDYTIHKDDIVPQHVITELRKLADPDAVLSVGVGQHQMWSAQFWDFYEPRQWLCSSGLGAMGFGLPAAMGAQVALPDRQVINIDGDGSFLMNIQELQTCKIENIPVKNVVLNNAHLGMVAQWEDRFYKSLRGHTFLGDANFAEIAHAFGIKAESISKPEEIKPALKRMLKHKGPYVLDVKYPYNDKSRGHVMPMIPSNHTYLDTLLDEKHSLREYWKKKGLVKD, from the coding sequence ATGAGCTCCCAAAAAACCATCAAAGCCAGAAAGTCACCCGCTAAAAAAACCAAAACCAGCGCCAAGCAACCCATCATGAAAGGTCGCGACATCATCGTCAAATCCCTTGAAAATGAAGGCGTGGAAGTGGTCTTTGGCTATCCCGGCGGCACCTCTATGGAAATCCATCAAGGACTGACTCTGAGCAAGAAGATTCGTATGGTTCTGCCTCGCCACGAACAAGGCGGTTCTTTCGCCGCTGGCGGCTACGCGCGATCCACAGGAAAAGTGGGAGTGTGCATGGCGACTTCCGGTCCCGGAGCGCTCAATCTCCTGACAGGGATCATGGATGCGAAAATGGACTCCATTCCGCTGATTGCGATCACCGGACAGGTTCCCTCGCCCGTTCTTGGTAGCGATGCGTTTCAGGAAACCGACATCATGGGTTCCACTTTTCCACTGGTGAAACACAGCTACCTGATTCAGGACATCAACGAAATTCCCCGCGTGATTCATGAAGCGGTGACGATTGCGACCACCGGTCGCCCCGGTCCGGTCCTGATCGACATTCCCAAGAATGTTCAGCAACAGGAAACGGTTCCAAATTTTGAAGTCGAATTCAACTGCCCCGGTTACAAACCCAATTTGACGCCGTCGCCGTTTCAGATCAAAAAAGCCGTGCACGCAATCCGGGAGGCGAAACGCCCCTTGATTTACGCAGGCGGCGGGATCATTTCAGGAGAAGCCTCCAAAGAATTACGCGAATTTGTCAAGAAAACCGGAATTCCCATCACGACTACTGTCATGGGCCTCGGGGCCTACCCCTCCGAAGACCCATTGTCGTTGCGCATGCTCGGCATGCACGGCGCCGTTTACGCTAACATCGCCATCAACCACGCCGACCTGGTCATCGCGCTGGGCATTCGCTTCGATGATCGTGTGACGGGGAAACTCTCTGAGTTTTGTAAGGACGCCCGCTTCATCCACGTCGATCTGGACCCGGCGGAGATCAATAAAAATATTGTGGTGGATATTCCGATTCAAGGCGACGTCAAACAGGCGCTGAAAATGATGAATGACCAGGTGAGCTTGAAAGACGATATCAAGCCCTGGATCAAACAAGTCAACGCCTGGAAAAAAGAATTTCCCTTCGACTACACGATTCACAAGGACGATATCGTTCCCCAGCATGTCATCACCGAACTGCGCAAGCTGGCGGACCCGGACGCCGTTTTATCGGTCGGCGTGGGACAACATCAAATGTGGTCCGCCCAATTCTGGGATTTCTACGAGCCGCGCCAATGGCTGTGTTCTTCCGGTTTGGGAGCGATGGGTTTTGGTCTGCCAGCGGCGATGGGAGCCCAGGTGGCCCTGCCCGATCGTCAAGTCATCAACATCGACGGCGACGGCAGTTTTCTGATGAATATTCAGGAGTTGCAGACCTGCAAAATTGAAAACATCCCGGTCAAAAACGTCGTCCTCAACAACGCCCATCTCGGCATGGTGGCGCAATGGGAAGATCGCTTCTATAAATCCCTGCGCGGCCACACTTTTCTGGGCGACGCCAATTTTGCCGAAATCGCGCACGCCTTTGGCATCAAAGCCGAAAGCATCAGCAAGCCGGAAGAAATCAAACCGGCTCTGAAGCGAATGCTCAAGCACAAGGGGCCCTATGTTCTGGACGTCAAGTACCCGTACAACGACAAGAGCCGCGGGCATGTTATGCCGATGATTCCTTCGAACCACACCTATTTGGACACTCTGCTGGATGAAAAACACTCCCTCAGAGAATACTGGAAAAAAAAGGGATTGGTCAAAGACTAG
- a CDS encoding MBL fold metallo-hydrolase, with amino-acid sequence MVQLAVRGLLVGLVMAASVAWADESKAPHVSNPLTNIYTIAHGGVDSNSTFIITSEGVIVVDTGTTPKEAQAVMDEISKRTDLPVVYTINTHHHGDHVFGNQVFRDGRTIIAHKNVHRFLAGVRGKEHLDLFKTFGIAGMDEVKVTPPNLVYEGMLEIFLGGYHLRLDHQGRGHTDGDTFIFMPHMQAVITGDLVFNQKIPYMGDAYVEDWINSLDYLENLHAETYIPGHGEVGGKPIVIAMKHYLINLRTWVKDEIQKGHSLKEAQENVGPKIKERYAHWKQHDWIDANIERAYTEYSLAGMAGTEN; translated from the coding sequence ATGGTTCAGTTAGCGGTAAGAGGTTTGCTTGTTGGGTTGGTGATGGCGGCGTCGGTTGCCTGGGCGGATGAGTCGAAGGCGCCTCATGTTTCAAACCCTCTTACAAATATTTATACGATAGCGCATGGCGGGGTGGATTCGAACAGCACTTTCATCATCACCAGCGAAGGCGTGATTGTGGTCGACACCGGCACGACGCCGAAAGAGGCGCAGGCGGTGATGGACGAAATTAGCAAGCGCACCGATTTACCGGTCGTGTATACGATCAACACGCATCATCATGGCGACCATGTGTTTGGCAATCAGGTGTTTCGCGACGGTCGAACCATCATCGCTCATAAAAACGTCCATAGATTTCTCGCAGGCGTGCGCGGCAAGGAGCATCTGGATCTATTCAAAACCTTCGGCATTGCGGGCATGGACGAGGTCAAGGTCACGCCTCCCAATCTGGTTTACGAAGGCATGCTGGAAATTTTTCTGGGCGGTTATCATTTGAGGCTGGACCATCAGGGCCGCGGGCATACGGATGGGGACACCTTCATCTTTATGCCGCACATGCAGGCGGTGATCACCGGCGACCTGGTGTTCAATCAAAAGATTCCGTATATGGGCGACGCTTATGTGGAGGATTGGATCAATTCTCTGGATTATCTTGAGAATTTACACGCGGAAACTTATATCCCCGGCCACGGCGAAGTGGGCGGTAAACCCATCGTCATCGCCATGAAGCATTACCTGATCAATCTGAGGACCTGGGTGAAGGATGAAATACAGAAAGGCCATAGCTTGAAAGAGGCCCAGGAAAACGTAGGTCCAAAGATCAAAGAAAGGTACGCTCACTGGAAACAACATGACTGGATCGACGCCAATATTGAGCGGGCGTATACGGAGTACAGCCTAGCGGGTATGGCTGGAACAGAAAACTAG
- a CDS encoding MotA/TolQ/ExbB proton channel family protein codes for MFDAIQSAVDLILKGGPVMLPIFLFSLGAMTIIFERLYYFHKRRENPEQLFNAVHSLISRGQCDQSLEVCKEHPGPVGRLLETGIQNRHVSEKKLEELLDLSAQSELKKMGKYTRALEVIATVSPLMGLLGTVIGMVQAFNKVAEYSGQVEPSLLAGGIWVALLTTAAGLAVAIPASIMSHYFDQKIEAASASLSQFGQKLIHALEEAPFRPANGKPSHRPETPQLAHASR; via the coding sequence ATGTTTGACGCCATTCAATCAGCCGTGGACCTGATACTCAAGGGTGGGCCTGTCATGCTCCCCATCTTTTTATTTTCTCTGGGCGCGATGACCATCATATTCGAGCGACTCTATTATTTTCATAAACGCCGGGAAAACCCCGAACAACTTTTCAATGCGGTTCACTCCCTGATCTCCAGAGGGCAATGCGACCAAAGCCTTGAGGTCTGCAAAGAACATCCAGGCCCGGTCGGTCGCCTGCTGGAAACCGGCATTCAGAACCGCCACGTCTCCGAAAAAAAACTCGAAGAACTGCTGGATCTTTCCGCCCAAAGCGAACTCAAAAAAATGGGGAAATACACCCGCGCCCTTGAAGTCATCGCGACGGTTTCTCCCTTGATGGGTTTGCTGGGAACCGTGATCGGGATGGTTCAGGCCTTCAACAAGGTCGCTGAATATTCAGGGCAAGTCGAACCGAGCCTTCTTGCGGGCGGCATCTGGGTCGCCCTGCTAACGACTGCGGCGGGGCTGGCAGTGGCAATACCGGCGTCCATCATGTCGCATTATTTCGATCAGAAAATCGAAGCGGCGTCGGCCTCGCTCAGTCAGTTTGGTCAAAAGCTCATTCACGCTTTGGAGGAGGCTCCCTTTCGTCCCGCCAATGGCAAGCCGTCTCACCGACCGGAAACTCCCCAACTGGCGCACGCCTCCAGGTAA
- a CDS encoding biopolymer transporter ExbD, whose product MLSQVKPKRKLSKLDMAPLIDVVFLLLIFFMLTFAIQSQGIEISLPQGESMEAPKLAPITISMNDSMELRIDDQRVALNELKDTLSAQLKKRDDKRVLIEAHKNTPYEGFAKVLDLSRLAGAEGFSIVKQEG is encoded by the coding sequence ATGCTTTCACAGGTGAAACCCAAGAGGAAATTGTCCAAGCTGGATATGGCGCCGCTCATTGACGTGGTTTTTCTGCTATTGATTTTTTTCATGCTGACCTTTGCGATTCAAAGCCAGGGGATTGAGATCAGCCTCCCTCAAGGGGAGTCGATGGAGGCGCCCAAGCTGGCTCCCATCACCATAAGCATGAACGACTCCATGGAACTCCGCATCGACGATCAACGCGTTGCCTTGAACGAGTTGAAAGATACCTTGTCCGCTCAGTTAAAAAAACGCGACGACAAAAGGGTTCTGATTGAGGCGCACAAAAACACGCCCTACGAGGGCTTCGCCAAAGTTCTCGACCTCTCCCGTCTGGCGGGAGCCGAGGGTTTTTCCATTGTGAAACAGGAAGGATAA
- a CDS encoding biopolymer transporter ExbD, whose product MFRVTKNVKTPARLDLVPLINIVFLLLIFFMLTTTAMSQKNKIELPKAESATLKNKTPIVIGIIPGDQIELDRTIVAIESLGPLLKDKIQAQDNKLIEIQADKSVNFSIFSQVVEAAQEAGAADFILAAEQAPQDSQPSS is encoded by the coding sequence ATGTTCCGGGTAACAAAAAACGTCAAAACACCAGCCCGTCTGGATTTGGTGCCATTGATCAATATCGTGTTTTTACTGCTGATCTTCTTCATGCTCACCACGACGGCCATGAGCCAGAAGAATAAAATCGAGTTGCCCAAAGCGGAATCGGCGACGCTGAAAAACAAGACGCCCATTGTGATCGGCATCATTCCCGGCGATCAAATCGAACTGGACCGAACCATCGTAGCCATTGAAAGTCTGGGGCCTCTGCTCAAGGACAAAATTCAAGCGCAGGACAACAAGCTGATCGAAATCCAGGCCGACAAGTCCGTTAATTTCTCAATTTTCAGCCAGGTCGTCGAAGCGGCGCAGGAGGCGGGCGCGGCGGATTTCATCCTCGCCGCAGAACAAGCGCCACAGGACTCACAGCCTTCCTCATGA
- a CDS encoding energy transducer TonB, with product MNDTMHPESTLYAAFGAVGAHLLLFVIAGSIVLNQPPTPLPPPKPYKLEMIEPPPVPPAKKPEAPPAPAKPQPPTALPRQAKLEISEAVPLTDPSAPKVMKPLPVDPTTPQQAIQINTEVARITPPDVKMPQRVLFEKTIHTSRTGSLQVSQTNPSLAASANQWQPRTQTVVVASSGARKGSSLISGSGPTGLAVPIQTARKFSPEPSTGKTKGIARTRMVSADSKIVETGFLKSRPAPAMQGGNALDGYAQGIKQKIESEKKYPPRAKRLGNEGTVVIRFTILKNGNITDIEMVSGSKYKSINEAALKAVRKAAPFPHLPDEIGRDSLKLVLPFNFELTR from the coding sequence ATGAACGATACAATGCATCCCGAATCCACCCTGTACGCGGCGTTTGGCGCCGTCGGCGCCCACCTGCTTCTATTCGTCATCGCCGGTTCGATTGTTTTGAACCAGCCCCCCACCCCCCTGCCACCGCCAAAACCTTACAAGCTTGAAATGATCGAGCCGCCCCCAGTTCCTCCCGCCAAAAAACCCGAGGCGCCGCCTGCTCCTGCAAAACCCCAGCCTCCCACCGCTCTACCCCGACAGGCGAAACTTGAGATCAGCGAAGCGGTTCCCCTAACCGACCCCAGCGCTCCAAAGGTCATGAAACCTCTTCCCGTCGACCCCACGACGCCGCAACAGGCCATCCAGATCAATACGGAAGTCGCGCGCATCACGCCTCCAGACGTCAAAATGCCGCAACGCGTTCTGTTCGAGAAAACCATTCACACCTCACGAACCGGCTCGCTTCAAGTATCTCAAACAAATCCCTCCCTTGCCGCCAGCGCCAATCAATGGCAACCGCGAACGCAAACCGTCGTGGTCGCATCTTCGGGAGCGCGCAAAGGCAGTTCCCTGATCTCCGGAAGCGGACCGACGGGCCTAGCGGTTCCCATCCAAACCGCCAGGAAATTTTCTCCCGAACCATCGACAGGTAAAACAAAAGGCATCGCCAGAACGCGCATGGTTTCGGCCGACAGCAAGATTGTGGAAACAGGCTTTCTCAAGTCGCGACCCGCGCCAGCCATGCAGGGAGGCAACGCGCTGGATGGGTACGCTCAGGGCATCAAACAAAAAATTGAATCAGAAAAAAAATACCCGCCGCGAGCGAAACGGCTTGGCAATGAAGGAACGGTTGTGATCCGTTTCACAATTCTAAAAAATGGAAACATCACGGACATTGAGATGGTCTCCGGATCGAAATACAAAAGCATCAACGAAGCCGCCCTGAAGGCGGTCAGGAAGGCGGCCCCCTTCCCTCACCTGCCGGACGAAATCGGGCGGGACTCGTTGAAACTGGTTTTACCGTTTAATTTTGAACTCACCAGATAA